CAATCCGCTGGCCTCCTTCGATGTGCCTAGCGGAGAAAAACGGGAGAGAAGCGCGCGCGCATTCGTCGGTGCTCCGGAATCGTACGATCTCGCTCAACATGCATCGCAGATCGCGTCACGCATCTCGTCGTCAGCGCCACCGCGAGACATGGGCATCGGCAAAGCCACGACGCCCGTGCTCATGGGCGGCATGACGAACATCGGCATGCAGATCGCTCAGAAGTACCTGGCACCGCTCGGTCTCGAACCCATTCAGGCAGGCGGCGGTGGTGCTGCGAAACCTGCTCCCGACGCGCCCACCAAGTACGTCGATGGTGGCGGCATCATGGTGCAGCTCGTTCGAGGTGATGTGTCGGCGGCAGCCATCGGCACCGTGACGAAGGTCGCCGGCGACAAACTCGTCGCGTTCGGCCATCCGATGCTCGGCGGCGGCCTCGAATCACTGCCCACGGCCATTGCACGCGTTCATTGGATCATGGCGCTCACGAGCCGCAGCTACAAACTCGGCGAAGCCGTTCGTCCTCTCGGAGCGCTCGTCAACGATCGCCAAGCCTCCATCGTGGTCGACTCCAACGCGACGGCGCCCGTCATCCCGGTTCACGTGAAGATCGACGGCGCTCCGGGTGCTCCCAAAACCGATTGGAACATGGAGGTGTCGGCGGATCAGTTCCTGGGTCCGATCTACACGGCCATCGCGATCGGCGGTGCAGCCGAAGTCACGGCATCCGAACGTGAGGATTCGACGTTCCGTTCGACGAGCAAAGTGAAGCTCGCCAAGTACGGCACGATCACGCTGAACGACTTCGGCGCCGGCGCAGGAAGCCCCATCAGCGCCGACGACTTCATCCGCAGCCGCCTCGTGCGATCACTCGGATCGCTGCTCAGCAATCCTTGGGAACCCGTCACGATCGAGCGCATCGACACGGAGATCAAAGTTTCTTCCGAGCGTGAAGTATTTGGCCTTCGCGGTGCCAAAGCGCTCGATCCCGAAGTCGATGCCGGTGCGCCCGTTCGGATCCAGCTCGAGCTGCAGCGCTTCAAGGGCCCGATCGAAACGAAGATCATCGAAGTTCCGGTGCCTGCGGAGATGGCGGGACGGGATGTCGACATCGAGCTCGCGCCTGGGTACGAAGTCGAACGGCCGCTGCCTGCACCCGAATCGCTCGCTCAGCTCATCGCCAACTTGCCCAACCAAACGCACGATCCCGAATCCATCGTCGCTTCGTTCAAGCTGCGTGAGAACGGCGCTGCGTATCGCGGCAAGGTGGCTTCGAGGCTGCCTGCGGGCGCCATCGACACGCTGCGCTCTACGAACGACTCCAACGGGCCCGAAATGTTCGTGGCTCAATCGAGTACTGCCGTTCCGCTCGGTCGTTTCCTGAGCGGTCGCGACACCGTTCGCATCAAGGTTCGTCCCGTCCTGCGCTGATCCCGCGCCATGCAAACCAAGAACATCGACCGTCAAAAGGCCTCCTGCATGACACCCCTCTCTTCTCGAAAGCTCTCGCGTCTTGGCATCGGCGTCATCATTCTCGCCGCAGCCATCGTCCCCGCATCGACCGCATCGGCCGTCGGTACGCGCACCTTCCAGCTCGAAAAACTCGACGACCTCAAAGGCGGCGACCTCACCGGCGTCAGCGTCGACTCGAGCGGCACCGTGCGCGCGGGTTTTACCCTTGGAACCCTGCCCATCACCGATGCCACGAGCATCTGGAGCAGCGTCGTGCTCGCCGATGGCTCCGTGCTGCTCGGCACCGGCAACGACGGCAAGATCTACAAGGTCAGCACGACAGGACAAACCTCGCTCGTCGCGACGACCGGTCAGATGGCGGTGAGTGCTCTCGCCGTTGCATGGAACGGCGACGTCATCGCAGGCACGTTCCCCGAGGGCAAACTCTACAAGCTGCCCGCGGGAGGCGGCACGGGCGGTCAAGCCACCGAGTTCGCCAAACTGCCCGACAGCGAAGACATCTGGGCCCTCGCGTTCGATGCCAAGAGCGGATCGCTCTACGCGGGCACCGGCGCCGAAGGCAAAATCTTCAAGGTCGACCAACAAGGCAAATCGCAGGTCTTTTTCGACAGCGACGAGCCGCACATCATGTCGCTCGCGATCGCCGATGACGGAGCGGTGTATGCCGGATCGAGCGGCAAGGCGCTGCTCTACAAGATCACGGCGCCTGGTCGAGCCACCGTCGCGTACGACTTCGACGGCGACGAGGTCAAAGCCATCGCGTTTGCGAAAAACGGAACGATGTTTGTCGTGGCAAACAAGATGGGCGAGCAGCTCGCGCCGCCGAAACGCAACAAACCCGGTGCTGCCCCGCAGCCGACGAAACCGAGCAAGCCTGGCCAGGGCAGCTTGTTCCGCTTTGGCAAAGACGGCATTGCCGAGGAGCTGCTCGAAGACAAGACAACGCACTTCGTGTCGCTCGGCATCGACGACACCGGAGCTCCTTACGTCGGCACGGGTGCCGAAGGACGCGTCTACACGGTCGACGATGCGCACACGACGAGCCTCGTAGCGGACACCGACGAAAGGCAAGTGGGTGCCGTCGTCGTCGCGGGCAAACGGCGTTTCATCGCGACGACCGATCCTGTGGTGTTTCACGAGATCAAAGGAACCGGCGGTGGCGATGCCGTGTGGACCAGCAAGGTGCTCGACGCGGGCCTGCGCGCATCGTTCGGGCGCGTCACGTGGCGCGGCGACGGACAGCTCGAGTTGTCCACGCGAAGCGGCAACACGGCAACGCCCGACGGCTCATGGAGCGCTTGGTCCGCGGGCCTCGGTCAACCCGGCGACGTGACCAGCCCGCCAGGTCGTTACGTGCAAGTGCGTTCCCGCTGGAGCCGCGATCCCAAAGCAACGCTGCGCGAATTGACGCTCTACTTCGTCACGGACAACGCTCGCCCCGTCGTCACGTCCATCGAAGCCACCGCCAAGAACAGCAAGCCTGCTTTGAAGAGCGGAATTCCCTCGTCGGGCGGAGAAGCGCCGAAACCGACGACTGGCATCAAGCTGTCGTGGAAGGTCGAGAATCCGGATCAGGACGAGCTGCGGTATCGCGTGTACTACCGTATCGAAGGACAAACCACGTGGCGCAGCGCTCACAAGCCCACGGACAAGATCACGCGCACCGAGCTCGATTGGGACACGACGGGTTTGCCCGAGGGCACGTATCGCATTCGCGTCGAAGCGAGCGACGAGCTGGCCAATCCACCGGACCGCGCGCAGCGTCACGTGCTCGAATCCAGCACGGTGCTCGTCGACAACACGCCGCCCGTGTACAAGACGCTTTCGATTCAAGGCCGAAGGCTTCGCGGCGAAGTTGCCGATGGCTTGGGTCCCATCAGCCGAATCGAAGTGTCGGTAGCTGGTACGGATGAATGGCGCCCGCTCTTCCCGAGCGACCGCATTTTTGACGAAGCGTCCGAAGCTTTCGATGCGGATATCTCGTCCATCGTGCCCGCTGGGACACACCTCGTCGTCGTCCGTGCGTACGACACCGCTGGCAACGTCGTGACACGCGACGTCGACGCGCGCTGAGTCCGGGCGCGCTGAATCCAAGCCAAGATTTGCACGCTCGCTTCGCGGGCGTGAGACGCCCGCTTCGCGAGGCTTGTTTACGATGGGGGGGCCGAGGCTCGCCCATACCCCTCCGATTTGCCTTCATCCAAACGGAGCGGTGCACATGGCCATGCCACTGCGCCGATCGCCGCGACAGCGTTGTCATGCCTTCGGCGCGCTCGTGCGAATGCTCATCGCCGTTTTCGTCGCGCGTTTAGGCCGCGCCGTCGTCGTGATGCCCCATCGCCCAGGTGGTACAATGCATGCACTTATCCAGGGGCAATCCATATGGCTTCTTTCAAGCGTTTTTCGAATCTGCTGCTCGGTTTTTCCCTCCTCGCCGTGGGCGCTGTCGTAGCCGGCGCGTGCAGCGTGCAGATGAGCGCCGACCTTGCGTCGGGAGTTGGGGGAGCCGAAGACGATGACTTCTCGGCGGGCGCAACGACAGGCGCCGGGGGCGGCAACGAAGGCGTGCAGCTGCCGCCACCCGAGCAGGATCGAGCGGGCACGATGTCCTATGCGCACATGTGCGGGGGTGGGTGCATGTCCGGGGACAAGTCCATCGCGTGTTCGTTGCCGATGAACCCCGACAATCCGCCGGACACGTCCTGCACAATCGTCCCGACCGACATGGGACCCGTTGCCGAATGTTTGGCGCCGGGCGTGTTCCAAGAGGGAGAACCTTGCGAGAAGGCATCGGACTGCGCCGCATCACTCGGATGTGTACGCGTGGGTTCCGACGTCAGCGTGTGTCGGCCGTATTGCTGCGGCGACATCGAAGCGTGTGCTGCCGGTGCCTACTGCACGCTTGGCGACATGGCCGAAGATGGTTTGAATGACAAACCCATCCAGATACCGGTTTGCACTCCTGCGACGCCTTGCACGCTTCTCGACGACACCACGTGTCCCGATGGCCGCACGTGCACGCTCGTGCGTGCCGATGGAACGACGAGTTGCGTGCAGCCCGGCCCAGGCAAGCTTGGCGATCCGTGCCCGTGCAGCGCTGGCCATGTGTGCTCGATATCCCTCGGCAAGTGCCTGAAGCTCTGCCGAGTCGGCGGCAGTGACTGTCCGGATGCGATGCTTTGTCAGGGGGGCAGCGAAGGCTTCCCTGACGGCATTGGTATCTGTGTGAAGTAGTGAGAAGGCGTCGCTTCCACCTCGCGCGGCGCGCCGTGCGTGCGATGGTACGGGCGTGTCGTTGCTCCGCATGGTCATCTTTTTGCTCGGTTTCACGACGTTTGTCGGAGCCATCCACTACTACCTCTGGCATCGCCTGCTCCGCGCGACTCGCGTCGGCGATCGCCTGAAGCGGCTCGGCACGCGCATCATCGTCGGCTTTGGCATCGCGATGCCATCGGCGATGTTTCTCGTGCAGATCCTGCCGCGACCTCTTGGCGCAGTCGCCTCGTTTGTCGTGTACACCTGGATGGGCTTTGCCGGCTTGCTCGCGTCCTTCTTGATTGCGGCTGAAGTTCCACGCCTCGCCGTAGCCCTGACGTCACGGCTGCTTTCTGGTCAGCCGATCGATGCATCGAGGCGCACGTTTCTGTCCCGGATCATTGCGGGCATTGCTGGCGTATTCACGCTGGGTTTGTCCGGTGCAGGTGTTGCCGAAGCGCTCGGGGAAGTGGCGCTCAAGCGAGTGAAGGTGGCTCTGCGCAAGTGGCCGAAGGAACTCGCGGGGATGCGCATCGTGCAGCTCACGGACGTGCACATCGGGCCGATGATTGGTCGCGAATGGCTCGAAGGCATCGTGGCTCGCGTGAACGAGCTCGATGCCGACATCGTGGTGATCACGGGCGATCTCGTCGATGGATCGGTCGAGGCACTACGCGAGCACGTCGCGCCGCTTG
Above is a window of Polyangiaceae bacterium DNA encoding:
- a CDS encoding metallophosphoesterase, coding for MVIFLLGFTTFVGAIHYYLWHRLLRATRVGDRLKRLGTRIIVGFGIAMPSAMFLVQILPRPLGAVASFVVYTWMGFAGLLASFLIAAEVPRLAVALTSRLLSGQPIDASRRTFLSRIIAGIAGVFTLGLSGAGVAEALGEVALKRVKVALRKWPKELAGMRIVQLTDVHIGPMIGREWLEGIVARVNELDADIVVITGDLVDGSVEALREHVAPLAQLRSKRGVYFVTGNHEYYSGVKSWVEHLGQLGLRVLRNEHVTIGEGAASFDLAGVDDHTGSQFDKDHGVDVAKALAGRDPTRECILLAHQPKEVIDAAKFGVGLQISGHTHGGQVFPATLLVRLQQPFVAGLDRLGDTQIYVSRGTGYWGPPMRVGAPAEIAVIEVVPEVV